A single region of the Halorussus gelatinilyticus genome encodes:
- a CDS encoding DUF4013 domain-containing protein, whose protein sequence is MTERSTGDLLTRGLSFPMSDDDWLVTNLIGGGLLLFSFLLLPMLAVQGFLVEVMSEALGEDDDIPEWGDFGFGVMMTGLKSLVLGFLYLLVPTAAFVAFFLLGIGAGTASGSQDLAGLFTAGGGLLFLVLLLAFGYVAPAAQVNFARERTIGAGFDFDTIFEVATSSEYVVGWVLAFIIIAVQGLVANLISLTIVGILFLPWVYFFFSVSTFYIYGRSFANALDLDSESPEGRGRTPETRTDDGLTDDDTRMIS, encoded by the coding sequence CTCTCGTTCCCGATGTCCGACGACGACTGGCTCGTGACCAACCTCATCGGGGGCGGCCTGTTGCTGTTCTCGTTCCTCCTGCTCCCGATGTTGGCGGTTCAGGGGTTCCTCGTGGAGGTGATGAGCGAGGCGCTCGGCGAGGACGACGACATCCCCGAGTGGGGCGACTTCGGCTTCGGCGTCATGATGACGGGCCTGAAGTCGCTCGTCCTCGGGTTCCTCTACCTGCTCGTGCCGACCGCGGCGTTCGTCGCGTTCTTCCTGCTCGGCATCGGTGCCGGTACCGCCTCGGGCAGTCAGGACCTCGCGGGACTGTTCACCGCGGGCGGCGGACTCCTCTTCCTCGTACTGTTGCTCGCGTTCGGCTACGTCGCCCCCGCGGCGCAGGTGAACTTTGCGCGCGAGCGGACCATCGGCGCGGGCTTCGACTTCGACACCATCTTCGAGGTGGCAACCAGTTCCGAGTACGTCGTGGGCTGGGTGCTGGCGTTCATAATCATCGCGGTCCAAGGGCTGGTCGCCAACCTCATCTCGCTGACTATCGTCGGCATCCTCTTCCTGCCGTGGGTGTACTTCTTCTTCAGCGTGTCCACGTTCTACATCTACGGACGCTCGTTCGCCAACGCGTTGGACCTCGACTCGGAGTCGCCCGAGGGCCGCGGTCGGACCCCCGAGACCCGGACCGACGACGGCCTGACCGACGACGACACTCGGATGATAAGCTGA
- a CDS encoding mRNA surveillance protein pelota: protein MRITSREPAEGRRERIALVPETLDDLWHLTYVLEPGDFVAADTTRRIQRNDDQMRDTGGEREHMHVTLEVEDTEFHKFSNRLRISGVIESASREDQLGQHHTVNVEENKELTIEKVWKTDQLDRLEEAEEATENADVAIVTVEEGKAHIHTVAQYGTEERAEFTGTTGKGEFARGRDELFAELTGALERLDVDAIILAGPGFTKQDALDYVEENARDLTEKITTVDTSAVGDRGVHEVLKRGAVEEVQKDTRIAQEAELIDELTKRIGEGVKVAYGAEQVEKAADFGAIEHLLLLDERLREERGADGEWAFDVNELIRTTEQKGGDVTVFSSEFAPGDQLAGFGGIAALLRYRLE from the coding sequence ATGCGAATCACGAGCAGAGAACCCGCCGAGGGCCGCCGAGAGCGCATCGCGCTCGTCCCCGAGACCCTCGACGACCTCTGGCATCTCACCTACGTCCTCGAACCCGGTGACTTCGTGGCCGCCGACACGACCCGGCGCATCCAGCGCAACGACGACCAGATGCGTGACACCGGCGGCGAGCGCGAACACATGCACGTCACCTTGGAAGTCGAGGACACCGAGTTCCACAAGTTCTCGAACCGCCTGCGCATCAGCGGCGTCATCGAGAGCGCCTCCCGCGAGGACCAACTCGGCCAGCACCACACCGTCAACGTCGAGGAGAACAAGGAACTGACGATAGAGAAGGTCTGGAAGACCGACCAACTCGACCGCCTCGAAGAGGCCGAGGAAGCCACCGAGAACGCCGACGTCGCCATCGTCACCGTCGAGGAGGGGAAGGCCCACATCCACACGGTCGCCCAGTACGGCACCGAAGAGCGCGCCGAGTTCACGGGCACGACCGGGAAGGGCGAGTTCGCCCGCGGCCGGGACGAACTGTTCGCGGAACTGACCGGCGCGCTCGAACGACTCGACGTGGACGCCATCATCCTCGCCGGGCCGGGGTTCACCAAGCAGGACGCGCTCGACTACGTCGAGGAGAACGCTCGGGACCTGACCGAGAAGATCACCACCGTGGACACCAGCGCGGTCGGCGACCGAGGCGTCCACGAGGTCCTCAAGCGCGGCGCGGTCGAAGAGGTCCAGAAGGACACCCGTATCGCCCAGGAGGCCGAACTCATCGACGAACTCACCAAGCGCATCGGCGAGGGCGTGAAGGTCGCCTACGGTGCCGAGCAGGTCGAGAAGGCCGCCGACTTCGGAGCCATCGAACACCTCCTGCTTCTGGACGAGCGCCTGCGCGAGGAGCGGGGTGCCGACGGCGAGTGGGCGTTCGACGTGAACGAACTCATCAGGACGACCGAGCAGAAGGGCGGCGACGTGACGGTCTTCTCCAGCGAGTTCGCGCCGGGCGACCAACTCGCGGGCTTCGGGGGCATCGCCGCACTCTTGCGCTATCGGCTCGAATAG
- a CDS encoding amidohydrolase family protein: MIVEGTVLRGPDFEPIEGRVVVEDGEIAAVEEASVDSSQIVLPAFVNAHTHIGDSIAKEAGGGLSLDELVAPPDGLKHRLLRAASREEKVEAMRRSIRFMQTTGTASFLEFREGGVEGVYALREAAEGLGVEPFILGRETVEAMEAAEGFGASGARDGEFSRERNATAEAGKLFGIHAGERDASDVNPALDLDPDFLVHMVHPEPLHLDRLADSAIPVVVCPRSNLVTDVGVPPIAELADRTTVALGTDNVMLNSPSMFREMEFAAKLADVSAREVLRMATLNGARIAGLDCGVIEEGRAGKLLVLDGDSDNLAGAQDVVRAVVRRAGASDVADVIL, translated from the coding sequence ATGATAGTCGAGGGGACCGTCCTCCGCGGGCCGGACTTCGAACCCATCGAGGGCCGAGTCGTGGTCGAGGACGGCGAAATCGCCGCGGTAGAGGAAGCGTCCGTCGATTCTTCCCAAATCGTCCTGCCAGCGTTCGTCAACGCTCACACACACATCGGCGACTCCATCGCCAAGGAGGCCGGCGGCGGCCTGAGTTTGGACGAACTCGTCGCGCCGCCCGACGGCCTGAAACACCGCCTCCTCCGGGCGGCCTCGCGCGAGGAGAAGGTCGAAGCGATGCGTCGCTCGATTCGATTCATGCAGACGACCGGCACCGCGTCGTTCCTCGAATTCCGCGAGGGCGGCGTCGAGGGCGTCTACGCGCTCCGGGAGGCCGCGGAGGGTCTCGGCGTCGAACCGTTCATCTTGGGCCGCGAGACCGTCGAGGCGATGGAGGCCGCCGAGGGGTTCGGCGCGAGCGGGGCGCGCGACGGCGAGTTCTCGCGCGAGCGCAACGCCACCGCCGAGGCGGGCAAGCTCTTCGGCATCCACGCGGGCGAGCGCGACGCCTCGGACGTGAACCCCGCGCTCGACTTGGACCCCGACTTCCTCGTCCACATGGTCCACCCCGAACCGCTCCACCTCGACCGACTGGCGGACAGCGCCATCCCGGTCGTGGTCTGCCCGCGCTCGAACCTCGTGACCGACGTCGGCGTGCCGCCCATCGCGGAACTCGCCGACCGGACGACGGTCGCGCTCGGCACCGACAACGTGATGCTCAACTCGCCGTCGATGTTCCGCGAGATGGAGTTCGCCGCGAAACTGGCCGACGTGAGCGCGCGCGAGGTCCTCCGGATGGCGACGCTCAACGGCGCGCGCATCGCGGGGCTGGACTGCGGAGTCATCGAGGAGGGCCGCGCCGGAAAACTGCTCGTCCTCGACGGCGACTCGGACAACCTCGCCGGCGCGCAGGACGTGGTGCGCGCGGTCGTCCGCCGCGCCGGAGCGAGCGACGTGGCCGACGTGATTCTGTAG
- a CDS encoding SDR family oxidoreductase — protein MSVSFDFGDDVALVTGASGALGSAVCEAFADAGATVAAADVVAPDDEDARLDADRERIDFYEGDFTDEAGVKEVVSEIADDHGGLDYLANVAGTWRGGTPVAETDAETFDLLFDVNLKTAFLASKHALPHLREADGSIVSVSARSSLEGGEGDALYRASKAGVRLLTESIAEEEKGEVRANAVMPSVIDTPANRETMPDADHEKWVQPADIAATVLVLCSDATPVTSGAAVPVYGEA, from the coding sequence ATGAGCGTCAGTTTCGACTTCGGTGACGACGTGGCACTCGTGACAGGCGCGAGCGGCGCGCTCGGGAGCGCGGTCTGCGAGGCGTTCGCCGACGCGGGCGCGACGGTCGCCGCGGCCGACGTGGTGGCACCCGACGACGAGGACGCCCGCCTCGACGCCGACCGCGAGCGAATCGACTTCTACGAGGGCGACTTCACCGACGAGGCGGGCGTGAAGGAGGTCGTCTCCGAAATCGCGGACGACCACGGCGGTCTCGACTACCTCGCCAACGTCGCGGGGACGTGGCGCGGGGGCACGCCCGTCGCGGAGACCGACGCCGAGACGTTCGACCTCCTCTTCGACGTGAACCTCAAGACGGCGTTCCTCGCCAGCAAGCACGCGCTTCCGCACCTCCGCGAAGCCGACGGCTCGATAGTGAGCGTCAGCGCGCGCTCGTCGCTCGAAGGCGGCGAGGGCGACGCGCTCTACCGGGCGTCGAAGGCGGGCGTCCGCCTGCTCACCGAGAGCATCGCCGAGGAGGAGAAGGGCGAGGTACGCGCCAACGCGGTGATGCCGAGCGTCATCGACACGCCCGCGAACCGCGAGACGATGCCCGACGCCGACCACGAGAAGTGGGTGCAACCGGCCGACATCGCGGCGACGGTCCTCGTCCTCTGCTCGGACGCGACCCCCGTCACCAGCGGCGCAGCGGTGCCGGTGTACGGCGAAGCCTGA
- a CDS encoding sodium-dependent transporter yields the protein MAERETWTSRIGFIFAAVGSAVGLGNIWSFPFQTAANGGAAFLVVYLLAVFLIGFPTMMVEFVIGRRGESNPVAAFEKLGYGNWSFTGGLGVFSSLVTLSFYSVVGGWVLSYIAGSVTGGYFGDAGAYFGSVASGPVAIGAHLVFMAITIGIVASGVTDGIERATKVMIPAILVLLVGLAAWATTLEGATAGYEYYLSPDFGVIASNFGSIVPPAMGQAFFTLSLGFSVMIAYSSYLGRDDSLPADGGAIVVVNTLVALLAGFVVFPILFATGGAEGAGGGAGTAFIALAGAFGNLPAGGVIGFVFFAVLLFAALSSSISLLEVPVSYVTENYGVGRRTTALAMGAAIAVIGLPATFGTTWLDFYNDVVFNLLLPISVFLLAIFVGWVADREAIDELGRGSSIGSSFTTAWLWWVRIVVPTVVLMTLWLGLETLYEGLTTGGYF from the coding sequence ATGGCAGAACGAGAGACGTGGACGAGTCGCATCGGATTCATCTTCGCCGCCGTCGGGAGCGCGGTCGGTCTCGGGAACATCTGGTCGTTCCCGTTCCAGACCGCCGCGAACGGCGGCGCGGCGTTCCTCGTCGTCTACCTGTTGGCGGTCTTCCTCATCGGTTTCCCGACGATGATGGTCGAGTTCGTCATCGGTCGGCGCGGCGAGAGCAACCCCGTGGCCGCGTTCGAGAAACTCGGCTACGGCAACTGGTCGTTCACCGGCGGCCTCGGCGTGTTCTCCTCGCTGGTGACGCTGTCGTTCTACAGCGTCGTCGGCGGGTGGGTCCTCAGCTACATCGCCGGTAGCGTCACGGGCGGGTACTTCGGCGACGCCGGAGCGTACTTCGGTTCCGTCGCCTCCGGTCCCGTCGCCATCGGCGCACACCTCGTCTTCATGGCGATTACCATCGGTATCGTCGCGTCGGGCGTCACCGACGGCATCGAGCGCGCGACGAAGGTCATGATTCCCGCGATTCTGGTTCTGCTGGTCGGACTCGCCGCGTGGGCGACCACGCTGGAGGGCGCCACCGCGGGCTACGAGTACTACCTCTCGCCGGACTTCGGCGTCATCGCCAGCAACTTCGGCTCCATCGTCCCGCCCGCGATGGGTCAGGCGTTCTTCACCCTCTCGCTCGGGTTCAGCGTGATGATAGCCTACTCGTCGTACCTCGGGCGCGACGACAGTCTCCCGGCGGACGGCGGCGCTATCGTCGTCGTGAATACGCTGGTCGCGCTACTGGCCGGGTTCGTCGTCTTCCCCATCCTGTTCGCCACGGGCGGCGCGGAAGGCGCTGGCGGCGGTGCTGGCACTGCCTTCATCGCGCTGGCTGGCGCGTTCGGCAACCTCCCGGCGGGCGGCGTCATCGGCTTCGTCTTCTTCGCCGTCCTGCTGTTCGCGGCCCTCTCCAGTTCCATCAGTCTGCTGGAGGTGCCGGTGTCGTACGTCACCGAGAACTACGGCGTCGGCCGACGCACGACCGCCCTGGCGATGGGCGCGGCCATCGCGGTCATCGGCCTGCCCGCGACGTTCGGCACGACGTGGCTCGACTTCTACAACGACGTGGTGTTCAACCTCCTGCTTCCCATCTCGGTGTTCCTGCTGGCCATCTTCGTCGGCTGGGTCGCCGACCGCGAGGCCATCGACGAACTCGGTCGCGGCTCGTCCATCGGCTCGTCGTTCACCACGGCGTGGCTCTGGTGGGTTCGCATCGTCGTCCCGACCGTCGTCCTCATGACGCTCTGGCTCGGTCTCGAAACGCTCTACGAGGGTCTCACCACCGGGGGCTACTTCTAA
- a CDS encoding sodium-dependent transporter: MTRESWHTRLGFILAAVGSAVGLGNVWRFPWMTAENGGSAFLVVYLGIVLLVGVPGLLAEFVIGRRSQRNPAGALYRLSSGSKSWRAVGLFGVVTALVLLSFYSVVGGWILRYFLASFTGSYFGSPGAYFGSIDFGVQAVGFHVGFLALTALVVVGGVRDGIEKATKVMMPAIVVLLVALAAWAVTRPGAGAGLSFYLDFDAAYLRANFFDVLGAAAGQALFTLSLGVGTMITYASYLGDDNNLVFDGSAIAVLNTGVGVLAGLVVFPLLFATFGELTGPAATGGGPGALFVSLAGAFSQVPLGQPLAVLFFGVIVLAALSSSISMLEIPVAYLVDEHGVERRSATLGLAGLVLVTGSANALRPSLFTFVSGTLVNLMLTAGLTGFLVFVGWVLGADALSEYSSGAGSRVQSLGPAWLWSVRTVLPLFLVATLAVNLLALAGISPAALVGALVG; the protein is encoded by the coding sequence ATGACACGCGAATCGTGGCACACCCGCCTCGGCTTCATCCTCGCCGCGGTCGGGAGCGCCGTCGGACTCGGTAACGTCTGGCGCTTCCCGTGGATGACCGCCGAGAACGGCGGGAGCGCCTTTCTGGTCGTGTATCTCGGTATCGTCCTGTTGGTCGGCGTCCCCGGACTCCTCGCGGAGTTCGTCATCGGGCGACGCTCTCAGCGCAATCCGGCGGGCGCGCTCTACCGACTCTCGTCGGGGTCGAAATCGTGGCGCGCGGTCGGCCTGTTCGGCGTCGTGACCGCCCTCGTTCTGCTGTCGTTCTACAGCGTCGTCGGCGGGTGGATTCTCCGGTACTTCCTCGCCAGTTTCACGGGGTCGTACTTCGGGTCGCCGGGCGCGTACTTCGGGAGCATCGACTTCGGGGTTCAGGCGGTCGGGTTCCACGTCGGGTTCCTCGCGCTGACCGCGCTGGTCGTGGTCGGCGGGGTCCGCGACGGCATCGAGAAGGCGACGAAAGTGATGATGCCCGCCATCGTCGTCCTGCTGGTCGCGCTGGCGGCGTGGGCGGTCACGCGGCCCGGAGCAGGCGCGGGCCTGTCGTTCTACCTCGACTTCGACGCGGCCTACCTCCGCGCGAACTTCTTCGACGTGCTGGGCGCGGCGGCCGGACAGGCGCTGTTCACCCTCTCGCTCGGCGTCGGCACGATGATAACCTACGCCTCGTATCTCGGTGACGACAACAACCTCGTCTTCGACGGGAGCGCCATCGCGGTCCTCAACACCGGCGTCGGTGTCCTCGCGGGCCTGGTCGTCTTCCCGCTGCTGTTCGCCACGTTCGGCGAGTTGACGGGACCGGCGGCCACCGGCGGCGGTCCCGGCGCGCTGTTCGTGAGTCTCGCCGGCGCGTTCTCGCAGGTCCCACTCGGGCAACCGCTCGCGGTGCTGTTCTTCGGCGTCATCGTCCTCGCGGCGCTCTCCTCGTCCATCAGCATGCTCGAAATTCCGGTCGCCTATCTCGTGGACGAACACGGCGTCGAGCGCCGGAGCGCGACGCTCGGTCTCGCGGGTCTCGTCCTCGTGACCGGGAGCGCCAACGCGCTCCGGCCGTCGCTGTTCACCTTCGTCTCCGGGACGCTCGTGAACCTGATGCTGACCGCGGGACTCACCGGCTTCCTCGTCTTCGTCGGGTGGGTCCTCGGCGCGGACGCCCTCTCGGAGTACTCCTCGGGCGCGGGGTCGCGCGTCCAATCGCTCGGCCCGGCGTGGCTCTGGTCGGTCCGGACGGTTCTGCCCCTCTTCCTCGTAGCCACGCTCGCGGTGAACCTGCTCGCGCTCGCCGGAATCTCGCCGGCCGCGCTGGTCGGCGCACTGGTGGGGTAG
- a CDS encoding acyl-CoA carboxylase subunit beta: MEDKIEELRELREEALQGGGEDRIEAQHDKGKMTARERIDYFLDDGTFNEFDQLRTHRSHNFGMEEKQVKGDGVVTGYGEVNGRKTFVFAHDFTVFGGSLGEVFAEKVCKVMDKAMEVGAPVIGLNDSAGARIQEGVTSLAGYAEIFRRNTEASGVIPQISAIMGPCAGGAVYSPAITDFIFMVEDTSHMFITGPDVIETVTGEEVTFEELGGAKTHESTSGVAHFSEKSEEEALDDIRRLLSYVPQNNVEDPPRVEPWDDPERRDEELTDIVPDQPKKPYDMTRVIDGVVDEDSFFEVQEGYAKNIVVGFARLDGRSVGIVANQPRVNAGTLDIKSSEKGARFVRFCDSFNIPILTFVDVPGFMPGTDQEHGGIIRHGAKLLYAYSEATVPLMTVITRKAYGGAYDVMASKHIGADVNYAWPTAEIAVMGPQGAVNILYDDELDEAEDTEARRDELIDEYRDQFANPYTAADRGFVDDVLEPPETRPRLIDDLEMLSSKRDELPDKKHGNIPL, translated from the coding sequence ATGGAAGACAAGATCGAGGAGCTCCGCGAGTTGCGCGAAGAGGCCCTGCAGGGTGGCGGCGAGGACCGCATCGAGGCCCAGCACGACAAGGGCAAGATGACCGCGCGCGAGCGCATCGACTACTTCCTCGACGACGGCACCTTCAACGAGTTCGACCAGCTTCGAACGCACCGGAGCCACAACTTCGGTATGGAGGAAAAGCAGGTCAAAGGCGACGGCGTGGTGACGGGCTACGGCGAGGTCAACGGCCGGAAGACGTTCGTCTTCGCCCACGACTTCACCGTCTTCGGCGGGTCGCTCGGCGAGGTGTTCGCCGAGAAGGTCTGTAAAGTGATGGACAAGGCCATGGAGGTCGGCGCGCCCGTCATCGGGCTGAACGACTCGGCCGGCGCGCGGATTCAGGAGGGCGTCACCTCGCTCGCTGGCTACGCCGAAATCTTCCGACGCAACACCGAGGCCTCGGGCGTCATCCCGCAGATTTCGGCCATCATGGGTCCGTGCGCCGGCGGCGCGGTCTACTCGCCCGCTATCACGGACTTCATCTTCATGGTGGAGGACACCAGCCACATGTTCATCACCGGCCCGGACGTCATCGAGACGGTCACGGGCGAGGAGGTCACGTTCGAGGAGTTGGGCGGCGCGAAGACCCACGAATCGACCTCCGGGGTCGCGCACTTCTCCGAGAAGAGCGAGGAGGAGGCGCTGGACGACATCCGCCGACTGCTGTCGTACGTGCCCCAGAACAACGTCGAGGACCCGCCCCGCGTCGAACCGTGGGACGACCCCGAGCGCCGCGACGAGGAACTCACCGACATCGTCCCCGACCAGCCGAAGAAGCCCTACGACATGACGCGGGTCATCGACGGCGTGGTGGACGAAGACTCGTTCTTCGAGGTGCAAGAGGGCTACGCGAAGAACATCGTCGTCGGCTTCGCGCGACTCGACGGGCGCTCGGTCGGCATCGTCGCCAACCAGCCCCGCGTCAACGCCGGGACGCTCGACATCAAGTCCTCCGAGAAGGGCGCCCGGTTCGTCCGGTTCTGCGACTCGTTCAACATCCCCATCCTGACGTTCGTGGACGTGCCCGGCTTCATGCCCGGCACGGACCAGGAACACGGCGGCATCATCCGCCACGGCGCGAAACTGCTCTACGCCTACTCCGAGGCGACGGTCCCGCTGATGACCGTCATCACCCGGAAGGCCTACGGCGGGGCCTACGACGTGATGGCCTCGAAGCACATCGGCGCGGACGTGAACTACGCGTGGCCGACCGCCGAAATCGCGGTGATGGGACCGCAGGGCGCGGTCAACATCCTTTACGACGACGAACTGGACGAGGCCGAGGACACCGAGGCCCGCCGCGACGAACTCATCGACGAGTACCGCGACCAGTTCGCCAACCCCTACACCGCCGCGGACCGCGGGTTCGTGGACGACGTGCTGGAACCGCCCGAGACTCGCCCGCGCCTCATCGACGACCTCGAAATGCTGTCGAGCAAGCGCGACGAACTGCCCGACAAGAAGCACGGCAACATCCCGCTCTGA
- a CDS encoding acc operon protein codes for MATPTTDDPDEESADASDADATSDPLADADLRIPDDATDEEAAAIAAAIGAHLRSQEVAAAAAESDDEATWHGKRWSFAGRLRGLQGRAGRVPTSAPTDAWAASGRSDRF; via the coding sequence ATGGCGACGCCAACCACGGACGACCCCGACGAGGAGTCGGCCGACGCGAGCGACGCGGACGCCACGAGCGACCCGCTCGCCGACGCCGACCTCCGGATTCCCGACGACGCTACCGACGAGGAGGCCGCCGCCATCGCCGCCGCAATCGGGGCGCACCTCCGCTCGCAGGAGGTCGCCGCGGCCGCCGCCGAGAGCGACGACGAGGCGACGTGGCACGGCAAACGCTGGTCGTTCGCGGGCCGCCTGCGCGGGTTGCAGGGTCGCGCGGGTCGCGTCCCCACGAGCGCGCCCACCGACGCGTGGGCCGCCTCGGGGCGGAGCGACAGGTTCTGA
- a CDS encoding cytochrome P450, translated as MSERDYAAESAEATDDDAETATAAGTATVAETPPHCSGLPVVGSTVAASRDGVAFTDRVASHGDLVSYSAFGTEMLAVFDPEVVDTVLVSESDAFEKGEFEMAFGDLVAPEGLAFAEGERWRRQRTALQSAFTPDKIRSYADAMVEHTAALSDDWADGEVVEVGDAFASLTLRILTRALFDLDFDAERGAVVREATDSISAIMDRFGLLSVLPEWVPTPTKRRYERAMADLDALVESLMAERSVARSATDGASGDEPRASTDEERDDLLSLLVAAADAEGTGMDRDAVRDQLVTFLFAGHETTATALTYVCWLLAGNPNVRERLDAELDSVLGDRDPTFADVPNLDYTEQVVEEALRLYPPVYALYREAREPTVLGGYRVPADATLQLATYSIQRDERWWDAPDEFRPERWDSEAGDVSNDGRPEYAYFPFGGGPRHCIGMRFAMTELQLVLATLARRVEFERVTEKLDLSMGLTLDPGAVELRVRKRE; from the coding sequence ATGAGCGAACGCGACTACGCCGCGGAAAGCGCGGAAGCGACCGACGACGACGCCGAGACCGCGACCGCCGCCGGGACCGCGACCGTCGCCGAGACGCCGCCACACTGCTCGGGTCTCCCGGTCGTCGGCTCGACCGTCGCGGCGTCGCGCGACGGCGTGGCCTTCACCGACCGGGTCGCCTCGCACGGCGACTTGGTGTCCTACAGCGCGTTCGGCACGGAGATGCTCGCGGTCTTCGACCCCGAGGTGGTCGATACCGTGCTGGTCTCCGAGAGCGACGCCTTCGAGAAGGGCGAGTTCGAGATGGCCTTCGGCGACCTCGTCGCGCCCGAGGGCCTCGCCTTCGCCGAGGGCGAGCGGTGGCGACGCCAGCGGACCGCACTCCAGTCGGCGTTCACGCCGGACAAAATCCGGAGCTACGCCGACGCGATGGTCGAACACACCGCCGCTCTGAGCGACGACTGGGCCGACGGCGAGGTAGTCGAGGTCGGCGACGCCTTCGCCTCGCTGACCCTGCGCATCCTCACGCGGGCGCTGTTCGACCTCGACTTCGACGCCGAACGCGGCGCGGTCGTCCGCGAGGCGACCGACTCCATCTCCGCGATAATGGACCGGTTCGGCCTGCTCTCGGTCCTCCCCGAGTGGGTTCCCACGCCGACCAAACGCCGCTACGAGCGCGCGATGGCCGATTTGGACGCGCTCGTCGAGAGCCTGATGGCAGAGCGTAGCGTCGCGCGAAGCGCGACGGACGGCGCGAGCGGTGACGAACCGCGAGCGTCCACGGACGAGGAGCGCGACGACCTACTCTCCTTACTCGTCGCGGCCGCCGACGCAGAGGGGACCGGGATGGACCGCGACGCGGTGCGCGACCAACTCGTCACCTTCCTGTTCGCGGGCCACGAGACGACCGCGACCGCGCTGACGTACGTTTGCTGGCTCCTCGCCGGCAACCCGAACGTCCGCGAGCGACTCGACGCCGAACTCGATTCGGTCCTCGGCGACCGGGACCCGACCTTCGCGGACGTGCCGAACTTGGACTACACCGAGCAGGTCGTCGAGGAGGCCCTGCGCCTCTACCCGCCAGTCTACGCGCTCTACCGCGAGGCGAGAGAACCGACGGTCCTCGGCGGCTACCGCGTCCCGGCGGACGCGACGCTCCAACTCGCCACCTACAGCATCCAGCGCGACGAGCGCTGGTGGGACGCGCCCGACGAGTTCCGGCCGGAGCGCTGGGACAGCGAGGCGGGAGACGTCTCGAACGACGGCCGCCCGGAGTACGCCTACTTCCCGTTCGGCGGCGGGCCGCGCCACTGCATCGGGATGCGCTTCGCCATGACCGAACTCCAACTCGTACTGGCGACGCTGGCGCGCCGCGTCGAGTTCGAGCGCGTGACGGAGAAGCTGGACCTCTCGATGGGGCTGACGCTGGACCCCGGCGCGGTCGAACTGCGAGTGCGGAAAAGAGAGTAG
- a CDS encoding helix-turn-helix domain-containing protein — protein sequence MKSLDVTIRLPPEMQLSVPERVAPGDAFEREELLSWHTHEDEGVEYFLSLVAGDIESLRAALAAVEEVRWFDLAPVDDDAFYAYVAMDLRPEDEAWRSAMDGRRVVVVPPIVFGPDGAVALTVLGDPEELRQVVADFPEQVEVEVERVSDHRRLAGSLAGRLTMRQFEAIGTARELGYYEVPREADLAAVADELDCTQSTASALLRKAERALVDAALVR from the coding sequence GTGAAATCGCTCGACGTGACGATTCGACTGCCGCCGGAGATGCAGTTGTCGGTGCCCGAGCGCGTCGCGCCCGGCGACGCCTTCGAGCGCGAGGAGTTGCTGTCGTGGCATACTCACGAGGACGAGGGCGTCGAATACTTCCTCTCGCTGGTGGCCGGCGACATCGAATCGCTTCGGGCGGCGCTGGCCGCCGTCGAGGAGGTTCGGTGGTTCGACCTCGCGCCCGTGGACGACGACGCCTTCTACGCCTACGTGGCGATGGACCTCCGGCCCGAGGACGAGGCGTGGCGCTCGGCGATGGACGGTCGCCGGGTCGTCGTCGTCCCGCCAATCGTGTTCGGGCCGGACGGTGCCGTCGCGCTGACGGTGCTGGGCGACCCCGAGGAACTCCGGCAGGTCGTCGCCGACTTCCCGGAACAGGTCGAGGTCGAGGTCGAGCGCGTGAGCGACCACCGCCGCCTCGCAGGGTCGCTGGCGGGCCGCCTGACGATGCGCCAGTTCGAGGCCATCGGTACCGCCCGCGAACTGGGCTACTACGAGGTGCCCCGAGAGGCCGACCTCGCGGCGGTGGCCGACGAACTCGACTGCACGCAGAGTACGGCGTCCGCGCTCCTCCGGAAGGCCGAGCGCGCGCTCGTCGATGCGGCGCTCGTGCGCTGA
- a CDS encoding universal stress protein, which translates to MYDRILVPTDGSTGTERAVEHAAELAAAHDAELHAVYVVNSATFAGLHMETSWEGVDEVLREEGETALERVEDIAAEYGVACSSQLLDGSPSKRIVEYAEREDCDLVVMGTHGRGGIDRLLLGSVAEGVVRACSVPVLTVQVGDDGEKSTESEAEGANVEKSVP; encoded by the coding sequence ATGTACGACCGGATACTCGTGCCGACCGATGGTTCGACCGGGACCGAGCGCGCGGTCGAACACGCCGCCGAACTGGCGGCCGCACACGACGCGGAACTTCACGCGGTCTACGTCGTCAACTCGGCGACGTTCGCGGGCCTCCACATGGAGACCTCGTGGGAGGGCGTGGACGAGGTGTTGCGCGAGGAGGGCGAGACCGCGCTGGAGCGCGTCGAGGACATCGCGGCCGAGTACGGCGTGGCGTGTTCGTCGCAACTCCTCGACGGGTCGCCGAGCAAGCGCATCGTGGAGTACGCCGAGCGCGAGGACTGCGACCTCGTGGTGATGGGCACCCACGGCCGGGGCGGTATCGACCGACTCCTGCTCGGGAGCGTGGCGGAGGGCGTCGTCCGGGCCTGTTCCGTACCGGTGTTGACGGTACAGGTCGGCGACGACGGCGAGAAGTCCACCGAGTCGGAGGCCGAGGGCGCGAACGTCGAGAAGTCAGTGCCGTAG